The following are encoded in a window of Mycobacteroides chelonae CCUG 47445 genomic DNA:
- a CDS encoding oxygenase MpaB family protein: MTSATADRRARRSTREGPSRVRPTAAPRHEIDLDGPPQPLGPDSLTWKYFADLRTGLLGVWIGSIQNMYPELGAGVEDHSILLREPLQRVTRSVFPIMGVVYDGDRAADTGRQIRGYHSTIKGVDSKGRRYHALNPETFYWAHATFFMLIINTAEYFCGGLTEAEKRQLFAEHVQWYRMYGMSMRPVPNSWEEFQQYWARVCDDELEINRATMDIFHIQIPKPKYVLLPDFLWQQMWAPARAFQNWVAAGVFSPSVREKAGMRWTPGDEVLLRVFGKAVQLAFSPLPDDIRLHPRAVSAYKRARGRLPADAPLVEAPKITAPPRDRRGLPMHYVPPSAEARSLTSRAGKLLHSTFSLASPPWAVRSRREVA; this comes from the coding sequence ATGACATCCGCCACTGCAGATCGCCGCGCTCGGCGATCCACTCGCGAAGGCCCGTCGCGCGTGAGGCCCACGGCCGCGCCACGGCACGAAATCGATCTGGACGGCCCACCGCAACCGTTGGGTCCAGATTCGCTGACATGGAAGTACTTTGCGGATCTGCGTACCGGACTCCTTGGCGTGTGGATCGGATCAATCCAGAACATGTATCCGGAGTTGGGCGCCGGAGTCGAGGATCACTCGATCCTGTTGCGTGAGCCCCTGCAGCGCGTCACGCGCTCGGTCTTTCCCATCATGGGCGTGGTCTACGACGGTGATCGCGCTGCGGACACCGGGCGCCAGATTCGGGGCTATCACTCCACCATCAAGGGCGTCGACAGCAAGGGGCGTCGCTACCACGCACTGAATCCCGAAACGTTCTACTGGGCCCACGCCACCTTCTTCATGCTCATCATCAATACCGCCGAATACTTCTGCGGTGGTCTCACCGAGGCCGAGAAACGGCAGCTGTTTGCCGAGCATGTCCAGTGGTATCGGATGTACGGCATGAGCATGCGACCCGTGCCCAACTCCTGGGAAGAGTTCCAGCAGTACTGGGCGCGGGTCTGCGACGACGAACTGGAAATCAATCGCGCAACGATGGACATCTTCCACATTCAGATCCCCAAACCGAAGTACGTACTGCTACCGGACTTTCTCTGGCAGCAGATGTGGGCCCCTGCCCGCGCGTTTCAGAACTGGGTGGCCGCCGGGGTGTTCAGCCCCTCGGTGCGCGAGAAGGCCGGAATGCGTTGGACTCCCGGCGATGAGGTACTCCTGCGAGTGTTCGGAAAAGCGGTGCAGCTGGCATTCAGTCCGTTGCCCGACGACATCCGCCTGCACCCACGCGCCGTTTCGGCGTACAAGCGCGCCCGGGGCCGGCTGCCCGCGGACGCGCCGTTGGTGGAGGCGCCCAAGATCACCGCTCCGCCCAGGGATAGACGCGGGCTGCCCATGCATTACGTACCGCCATCGGCCGAGGCGAGGTCGCTGACCTCCCGAGCCGGCAAGCTACTGCACTCCACCTTCTCTCTGGCGTCTCCGCCGTGGGCGGTCCGGAGCCGTCGCGAGGTCGCGTAA
- a CDS encoding adenylate/guanylate cyclase domain-containing protein gives MDVEPSGLDAEPDREHNSGIRKRRRGRTSGPVRHDPAAESPDAAAPAQNSDPAEAASRHIARAGSWFRKMDRDPTVVAAVRRARRSLPGDPYFGDPLSTSGFGGASAVARAADRLVTDRDTAFREFGFGALQIWQAFTEKVSKQPANREVTLVFTDLVGFSAWALEAGDDATLKLLRRVASVAEPPMLNAGGQVVKRMGDGIMAVFDDPITALQAVIPARDALKNVEIQGYTPHMRIGIHTGTPQRIGSDWLGVDVNIAARVMESAAKGGLAISQPALAKVPLVLLDHLGLTPTPVRRPLFSSRPAGVPENMKMYLLETRRELPAAGDDGRI, from the coding sequence GTGGATGTCGAGCCGTCAGGCCTCGATGCCGAACCGGACCGTGAGCACAACTCGGGAATCCGTAAGCGCAGGCGAGGCCGCACCAGTGGGCCTGTGCGGCATGACCCCGCCGCGGAGTCGCCTGATGCGGCCGCGCCAGCGCAGAATTCCGATCCCGCCGAGGCGGCCTCTCGCCATATCGCCCGAGCCGGGAGCTGGTTCCGCAAGATGGATCGGGATCCGACGGTCGTCGCGGCGGTGCGTCGTGCCCGGCGTTCGCTGCCCGGTGATCCCTACTTCGGCGACCCCCTGTCCACCAGCGGTTTCGGTGGGGCGAGTGCGGTGGCGCGCGCGGCCGACCGGTTGGTGACCGATAGGGACACCGCGTTCCGTGAGTTCGGCTTCGGCGCACTGCAGATCTGGCAGGCCTTCACCGAGAAAGTCAGCAAGCAGCCGGCGAATCGCGAGGTCACCCTGGTCTTCACCGATCTCGTCGGATTCTCGGCATGGGCACTGGAAGCCGGTGACGACGCGACGCTGAAACTGCTGCGTCGCGTGGCATCGGTCGCCGAACCTCCCATGCTCAATGCCGGGGGGCAGGTGGTCAAGCGCATGGGCGACGGCATCATGGCCGTTTTCGATGATCCGATCACGGCCCTACAAGCCGTCATTCCTGCCCGCGACGCGTTGAAGAACGTTGAAATACAGGGGTATACGCCGCATATGCGGATTGGGATCCACACCGGAACGCCCCAGCGCATCGGATCGGACTGGCTCGGAGTCGATGTGAACATCGCCGCCCGCGTCATGGAGAGCGCCGCGAAGGGTGGTCTGGCGATCTCGCAACCTGCGCTGGCCAAGGTGCCGCTGGTGCTTCTTGATCACCTGGGACTCACGCCCACTCCCGTGCGGCGCCCGCTCTTCTCCAGCAGGCCGGCCGGTGTGCCCGAGAACATGAAGATGTACCTACTCGAAACTCGCAGGGAACTGCCAGCCGCTGGGGACGACGGTCGCATCTAG